A single genomic interval of Aedes aegypti strain LVP_AGWG chromosome 1, AaegL5.0 Primary Assembly, whole genome shotgun sequence harbors:
- the LOC5564004 gene encoding ionotropic receptor 40a encodes MWLIGCICVVLLGGKLISVKAYHAHLAPLPDLSNHSGMVLGLSEMINLLAPKTLAILVLKETKIDKIDRLTVMIHHHNIPTCIFNNQDEYFQYIGNNLKKSLETTSLLFCHPEEMLGELIDRRLAHRLSLYIFYWGARKAPTNLDRSLMREPLRVAVITNPRKNIFRIFYNQAKPNNRGELLSANWFDGNDMTFQKVPLLPTPTTVYKNFEGRVFTIPVIHKPPWHFVTYRKVNESSLNETDVDQLELSANGTDNEQLEVFEVTGGRDHNLIQLIAHRMNFSFKYVDQEDRIQGTAVGPPENAIFTGALGMLQRREVDLFLGDVAVTWERMQAVEFSFFTLADSAAFVTHAPRKLSEALALVRPFQVAVWPLVLLTIMMSGPILYMIIAMPYRLEDWARGTMARRRRFKVQRGSAFYHMQYIQEMNYGTLPGGAEIAGTPRHPSLDRCIWYTINVYLRQSATIPYNGHVSRFFSILLWLCATYVLGDVYSAQLTSQLARPAREGPIDTLGKLEVFMERDGYQLLVERQSAFQAALVNSTGILQRLYRITQRQSHNESYLVSSVEEGIRILVDNSKRAVFGGRETLYFNTKRYGAHRFQLSEKLYTRYSAVAVQFGSPFLDSLNEVIMRLFEAGIIEKITIAEYERMFGSQLGQFGDESAKTTKPESFETEGGKSKKSTESNEKLQPMNLRMLQGAFLALACGHSLGVLTLVLENKTKCIQISFGWIKAWLHRIGLIFCKLGKVVWRSWRRLHNDD; translated from the exons ATGTGGCTAATCGGGTGCATTTGTGTAGTGCTCCTAGGCGGAAAACTAATCTCAGTCAAAG CTTACCATGCTCACCTGGCACCCCTTCCGGATCTCTCCAACCACTCCGGGATGGTCCTGGGCCTTTCGGAAATGATCAACCTGCTGGCGCCGAAAACCCTCGCAATCCTAGTGCTCAAGGAAACCAAAATCGACAAGATCGATCGCCTCACGGTGATGATTCACCACCACAACATTCCCACCTGTATCTTCAACAATCAGGACGAGTACTTCCAGTACATCGGGAACAATCTGAAGAAATCGCTGGAAACCACGAGCCTCCTCTTCTGCCATCCGGAAGAGATGCTCGGGGAACTGATCGATCGACGGCTAGCGCATCGGCTAAGTTTGTACATCTTCTACTGGGGTGCACGCAAGGCTCCGACCAATCTGGACCGATCGCTAATGCGGGAACCTCTGCGCGTTGCTGTCATTACCAATCCCCGAAAGAACATCTTCCGGATATTCTACAACCAGGCGAAGCCGAACAACCGAGGCGAGCTGCTCAGTGCGAACTGGTTCGATGGGAACGACATGACCTTTCAGAAGGTTCCCTTGCTGCCGACTCCCACCACGGTGTACAAGAACTTTGAGGGACGGGTCTTTACGATTCCGGTTATCCAC AAACCGCCGTGGCATTTCGTGACCTACCGCAAGGTGAACGAATCGTCGCTGAACGAGACGGACGTGGATCAGCTGGAGCTCAGTGCCAACGGTACGGACAACGAGCAACTCGAGGTGTTTGAGGTTACCGGCGGAAGGGATCACAACCTGATACAGCTGATCGCCCATCGGATGAACTTCAGCTTCAAGTACGTCGACCAGGAAGATCGGATACAGGGAACGGCGGTCGGTCCACCGGAGAATGCGATTTTCACGGGAGCTTTGGGTATGCTTCAGAGGCGCGAAGTGGATCTGTTCCTTGGGGATGTGGCCGTCACTTGGGAACGGATGCAGGCGGTGGAGTTTTCGTTTTTCACCCTGGCGGATTCGGCTGCGTTTGTTACGCATGCTCCGCGGAAGTTGAGCGAAGCGTTGGCGCTGGTAAGGCCTTTTCAGGTAGCGGTGTGGCCGCTGGTGCTGTTGACCATCATGATGTCCGGTCCGATTCTGTACATGATCATTGCGATGCCGTACCGGCTGGAGGACTGGGCCCGCGGTACGATGGCCAGAAGGAGGCGGTTCAAGGTTCAGCGAGGTTCGGCATTCTACCACATGCAGTACATTCAGGAAATGAACTACGGAACGCTGCCAGGGGGCGCGGAGATCGCTGGGACACCTCGCCATCCTAGTCTGGACCGGTGCATTTGGTACACGATCAACGTCTATCTCCGGCAAT CGGCGACCATTCCGTACAACGGTCACGTCTCCCGATTCTTCTCAATTCTTTTGTGGCTATGTGCGACTTACGTACTTGGGGACGTGTACTCGGCTCAGCTTACGTCTCAATTGGCAAGACCGGCCAGGGAAGGACCCATAG ATACCCTAGGAAAACTGGAGGTCTTCATGGAACGCGACGGCTATCAGCTGTTGGTCGAGCGACAGAGCGCATTTCAGGCGGCCTTGGTCAATAGTACCGGTATTCTACAGCGGCTGTATCGCATAACCCAGCGCCAATCGCACAACGAGTCGTATCTGGTGTCGTCCGTGGAGGAAGGAATTCGCATCCTGGTGGACAACTCCAAGCGAGCGGTGTTCGGAGGCCGTGAAACGCTGTACTTCAACACCAAACGCTACGGGGCTCATCGATTCCAGTTGAGCGAGAAACTCTACACCCGGTATTCGGCCGTGGCCGTGCAGTTCGGGTCGCCGTTTCTGGACAGTTTGAACGAAGT AATCATGCGTCTTTTCGAGGCGGGAATCATCGAGAAGATAACGATAGCGGAGTACGAACGGATGTTCGGCAGTCAGCTCGGACAGTTTGGGGACGAGTCGGCCAAAACGACCAAACCGGAGAGTTTCGAAACAGAAGGTGGAAAGTCGAAGAAAAGCACCGAGAGTAACGAGAAGCTACAGCCGATGAATTTGCGAATGTTACAGGGAGCGTTCCTGGCCCTTGCTTGTGGCCATTCGCTTGGCG TGCTCACTCTGGTGCTGGAGAACAAAACCAAATGCATCCAGATTTCTTTCGGATGGATCAAGGCATGGCTCCATCGGATTGGTCTGATTTTCTGCAAACTCGGGAAGGTCGTTTGGCGCTCGTGGAGGCGCCTGCATAATGATGATTGA